The following coding sequences lie in one Sinorhizobium fredii USDA 257 genomic window:
- a CDS encoding PhoH family protein, whose translation MNGHEMISSSSRHSNTTATDANHFVLTFENNRFASELFGQFDQNLKLLEERLRVDARPRGNSVAISGDLVATNQARRALDYLYGRLQSGASIDTSDVEGAIRMAVAADDQLQLPTMERKAKLTMAQISTRKKTIAARTPMQDSYIRALERAELVFGVGPAGTGKTYLAVAHAAQLLERGAVDRIILSRPAVEAGERLGFLPGDMKEKVDPYLRPLYDALYDMMPGDKVERAITAGVIEIAPLAFMRGRTLANAAVILDEAQNTTSMQMKMFLTRLGENGRMIVTGDPSQVDLPRGVKSGLVEALQILKGVEGVSVIRFKDADVVRHPMVARIVRAYESHTAVHDESEQSDR comes from the coding sequence TTGAACGGACACGAAATGATTTCATCCTCATCGCGCCATTCGAACACAACCGCGACAGACGCCAATCACTTCGTGCTCACATTTGAGAACAACCGGTTCGCCAGCGAGCTCTTCGGCCAGTTCGACCAGAATTTGAAGCTGCTCGAGGAACGGCTGCGCGTCGATGCCAGGCCGCGCGGCAATTCCGTTGCCATCTCCGGCGATCTCGTGGCGACCAACCAGGCGCGGCGCGCGCTCGACTATCTCTACGGAAGGCTGCAAAGTGGGGCCTCGATCGATACGTCCGACGTCGAAGGCGCGATCCGCATGGCGGTCGCGGCCGACGACCAGCTGCAGTTGCCGACCATGGAGCGCAAGGCCAAGTTGACGATGGCGCAGATTTCAACGCGCAAGAAGACGATCGCTGCGCGCACGCCGATGCAGGACTCCTATATCCGTGCGCTGGAGCGGGCCGAACTCGTCTTCGGCGTCGGCCCGGCCGGCACCGGCAAGACCTATCTCGCCGTCGCCCATGCGGCCCAGCTTCTGGAGCGCGGCGCGGTCGATCGTATCATCCTGTCGCGGCCGGCGGTCGAGGCGGGCGAGCGGCTCGGCTTCCTGCCCGGCGACATGAAGGAAAAGGTCGATCCCTATCTGCGGCCGCTCTACGACGCGCTCTACGACATGATGCCGGGCGACAAGGTCGAACGGGCGATTACGGCGGGCGTCATCGAGATTGCGCCGCTGGCCTTCATGCGCGGCCGCACGCTCGCCAATGCCGCCGTCATTCTCGACGAGGCGCAGAACACGACCTCGATGCAGATGAAGATGTTCCTGACCCGCCTCGGAGAAAACGGCCGGATGATCGTCACCGGCGACCCGAGCCAGGTCGACCTGCCGCGCGGCGTGAAATCCGGTCTCGTCGAGGCGCTGCAAATCCTCAAGGGGGTGGAAGGTGTGTCGGTTATCCGCTTCAAGGATGCCGATGTGGTGCGCCATCCCATGGTGGCGCGGATCGTCAGGGCCTATGAAAGCCATACGGCCGTTCACGATGAAAGCGAACAGAGCGACCGCTGA
- the ybeY gene encoding rRNA maturation RNase YbeY, with protein MMALDIQISVEQGNWPSEDELHVLSTRILGAAADFLAAEEKQPFPDEPPELSLVFTDDTSMRTINAEWRNQDKPTNVLSFPAFPVTPGKMPGPMLGDIIVAYETLKREADELEKPFEEHLMHLLVHGFLHLFGYDHIEDDEAERMEGLETRILARLGLSDPYGDRAPD; from the coding sequence ATGATGGCTTTGGATATTCAGATCAGCGTCGAGCAGGGAAACTGGCCGTCGGAGGACGAGCTGCACGTCCTTTCCACGCGCATTCTCGGTGCGGCTGCGGATTTTCTCGCCGCGGAAGAGAAGCAGCCGTTTCCGGACGAGCCGCCGGAACTGTCGCTGGTCTTTACCGACGACACGTCGATGAGGACGATCAACGCCGAATGGCGCAACCAGGACAAGCCGACCAATGTGCTGTCCTTTCCGGCCTTCCCGGTGACGCCCGGAAAGATGCCGGGGCCGATGCTCGGCGACATCATCGTCGCCTATGAGACGCTGAAGCGTGAAGCGGATGAACTGGAGAAGCCGTTCGAGGAGCATCTGATGCATCTTCTCGTGCATGGATTCCTCCATCTTTTCGGCTATGATCATATCGAAGACGACGAAGCGGAAAGAATGGAGGGGTTGGAGACTCGCATTTTGGCGCGTCTTGGCCTATCTGATCCCTACGGGGACCGAGCCCCGGATTGA
- a CDS encoding hemolysin family protein, translating into MSDFKTQPATVASEEADASGDADAGSSSTTARAEGNKPISSFWSRAARLWRGAGASSLREDLADALMTDADSNTAFSPEERAMLNNILRFREVRVEDVMVPRADIEAVDQSITLGELMVLFEESGRSRMPVYSEGLDDPRGMVHIRDLLAYVTRQARNRRRNGKAPNPAAVAEKTPRQPKPGFDLSRVDLNKTVEEAGIIRQVLFVPPSMLASDLMQRMQAARIQMALVIDEYGGTDGLVSFEDIVEMVVGDIEDEHDDDEVMFARSSDDVFVADARVELEEIAEAIGPDFDVREQLEDVDTLGGLVFASLGRIPVRGEVVQAIPGFEFQILDADPRRVKRVRIMRKRPPARRRMVKPETLPDALPANGGAQANVPPPTSAE; encoded by the coding sequence ATGAGCGACTTCAAGACACAGCCGGCAACGGTTGCCAGCGAGGAGGCCGACGCCTCCGGCGATGCCGACGCGGGCAGTAGTAGTACCACCGCCCGAGCAGAGGGCAACAAACCCATCTCATCCTTCTGGAGCCGTGCGGCCCGCCTGTGGCGCGGTGCGGGTGCGTCGAGTCTGCGCGAGGATCTCGCCGACGCGCTGATGACGGATGCTGACAGCAACACCGCGTTTTCGCCCGAGGAGCGGGCGATGCTCAACAACATCCTCCGCTTCCGCGAGGTTCGCGTCGAGGATGTGATGGTGCCGCGTGCCGACATCGAGGCGGTGGATCAGAGCATTACGCTCGGCGAACTCATGGTTCTCTTCGAAGAATCCGGGCGCTCGCGCATGCCGGTCTACAGCGAAGGCCTGGACGACCCGCGCGGCATGGTCCATATCCGTGACCTTCTGGCCTACGTGACCCGGCAGGCCCGCAACCGCCGCCGCAACGGCAAGGCACCAAACCCGGCCGCCGTCGCGGAGAAGACGCCGCGTCAGCCGAAGCCGGGTTTCGATCTCTCGCGCGTCGACTTGAACAAGACGGTCGAGGAAGCGGGCATCATTCGTCAGGTCCTCTTCGTGCCCCCTTCGATGTTGGCCTCAGACCTCATGCAGCGCATGCAGGCCGCCCGCATTCAGATGGCGCTCGTCATCGACGAGTACGGCGGCACCGACGGCCTCGTCTCGTTCGAGGACATCGTCGAGATGGTGGTCGGCGACATCGAGGACGAGCATGACGACGACGAGGTGATGTTCGCCCGCTCGTCGGATGACGTTTTCGTGGCGGACGCGCGCGTCGAGCTCGAGGAGATCGCAGAGGCGATCGGTCCGGATTTCGACGTGCGTGAGCAGCTCGAGGACGTCGACACGCTCGGCGGCCTGGTTTTCGCATCCCTCGGCCGCATTCCGGTTCGCGGTGAGGTTGTGCAGGCCATTCCCGGTTTCGAGTTCCAGATTCTCGACGCCGATCCGCGTCGCGTCAAGCGCGTGCGCATCATGCGCAAGCGGCCGCCGGCGCGCCGGCGGATGGTCAAGCCCGAAACTTTGCCCGATGCGCTGCCGGCAAATGGTGGGGCTCAGGCAAACGTCCCGCCGCCGACCTCGGCGGAGTGA
- a CDS encoding LabA-like NYN domain-containing protein: MFDSREKIALFIDGANLYATSKSLGFDIDYRKLLSAFQKRGYLLRAYYYTALIEDLEFSSIRPLIDWLDYNGYTVVTKPAKEFTDALGRRKIKGSMDVELAIDALEQRHVVDHYVLFSGDGNFTTLVAALQRNGRKVTVVSTLSTQPPMIADELRRKADYFIDLTSLRSEIDRHPQEAPETVRPTNESVNP; encoded by the coding sequence ATGTTCGATTCCCGCGAGAAGATCGCGCTTTTCATCGACGGCGCCAATCTCTACGCGACATCGAAGAGCCTGGGCTTCGACATCGATTACCGTAAGTTATTGAGTGCATTCCAGAAACGCGGCTATCTCCTGCGCGCCTACTACTACACGGCGCTTATCGAAGATCTCGAATTTTCCTCAATCCGGCCTCTGATCGACTGGCTGGACTACAACGGCTACACGGTCGTGACCAAACCCGCCAAGGAGTTCACGGATGCCCTGGGCCGGCGCAAGATCAAGGGCAGCATGGATGTCGAACTCGCGATCGATGCGCTGGAGCAGCGTCATGTCGTCGACCATTACGTCCTCTTCTCCGGAGACGGCAATTTCACCACGCTTGTGGCAGCGCTGCAGCGCAACGGGCGGAAGGTCACCGTCGTGTCGACGCTTTCAACCCAGCCGCCGATGATCGCCGACGAGCTGCGCCGCAAGGCCGACTACTTCATCGACCTGACTTCGCTGCGCAGCGAGATCGACCGGCATCCACAGGAAGCGCCGGAGACGGTCAGGCCGACCAACGAAAGCGTCAATCCCTGA
- the lnt gene encoding apolipoprotein N-acyltransferase has product MERLAGKIILLSGASRAFVGFLAGLLAMFAQPPFGIFAAAFISFPMLVWLIDGVATHPDDGVVRRLLPAASIGWSFGFGYFLGGLWWLGNAFLVEAELFAWAIPLAVVGLPAVLALFYALAVLIARCLWSDGVGRIAALAVGFGVAEWLRSFLFTGFPWNAVGYAAMPMPLMMQSASVVNVATINMLAVFVFAAPALVGTGKGARIGLAVAAALFAAHIGYGYYRLSLPAPEPLTPERTVRLVQPVIDQAKKMDDRERAAIFKTHLALTAAPPQEGGKRPDIIVWPETSIPFILTDNPDALTEIAEVLQEGQVLLAGAVRAEDAGAGLPRRYYNSIYVIDDRGQIVGAADKVHLVPFGEYVPFEDVLNSWGLNSLAVAMPGGFSAASNRSVLTLPGGRTLYPLICYEAIFADEIDGNAPVSDALLNVTNDAWFGDTPGPRQHIHQARLRAVETGTPMIRAANTGISAIVDARGVLVVGLGYNYKGVTDAILPGKMPTPTDSMTRGRIFWFTAAFLLLVAAISRRSLNFRTN; this is encoded by the coding sequence ATGGAAAGACTGGCAGGCAAGATCATATTGCTCTCGGGAGCGTCTCGCGCATTCGTCGGCTTTCTCGCCGGACTTCTGGCGATGTTCGCCCAGCCGCCTTTCGGCATTTTTGCCGCGGCCTTCATTTCCTTCCCGATGCTTGTCTGGCTGATCGACGGGGTCGCCACCCATCCGGACGACGGTGTCGTTCGGCGGCTCCTGCCGGCCGCTTCGATCGGCTGGAGTTTCGGCTTCGGCTATTTCCTCGGCGGTCTCTGGTGGCTCGGCAACGCCTTCCTGGTCGAAGCGGAACTGTTTGCCTGGGCGATTCCGCTGGCAGTCGTCGGTCTTCCCGCCGTCCTAGCCTTGTTCTATGCGCTTGCAGTGCTCATTGCCCGTTGCCTGTGGTCCGATGGTGTCGGTCGCATTGCTGCTCTTGCCGTCGGCTTCGGTGTCGCCGAATGGCTGCGCAGCTTTCTGTTCACCGGTTTTCCCTGGAACGCGGTGGGCTATGCCGCGATGCCGATGCCGCTGATGATGCAGTCGGCGAGCGTTGTGAACGTGGCGACGATCAACATGCTGGCGGTTTTCGTTTTTGCCGCCCCGGCCCTCGTCGGTACCGGCAAGGGCGCCCGGATCGGCCTAGCCGTCGCTGCCGCGCTCTTCGCCGCGCATATCGGCTACGGCTATTACAGGCTTTCCCTGCCGGCGCCTGAGCCGCTGACGCCGGAGCGCACCGTTCGCCTCGTCCAGCCGGTGATCGACCAGGCGAAGAAGATGGATGATCGCGAGCGCGCGGCGATCTTCAAGACGCATCTGGCCCTCACGGCCGCGCCTCCACAGGAGGGCGGCAAGCGGCCGGATATCATCGTCTGGCCGGAAACCTCGATTCCTTTCATCCTGACGGACAATCCCGACGCGCTGACCGAGATCGCGGAGGTTCTCCAGGAAGGGCAGGTTCTCTTGGCCGGCGCCGTGCGCGCCGAGGATGCGGGGGCGGGCCTGCCGCGGCGCTACTATAATTCGATCTACGTCATCGACGACCGCGGCCAGATCGTCGGCGCAGCGGACAAGGTCCATCTCGTTCCCTTCGGCGAGTATGTGCCCTTCGAGGACGTTCTCAATTCGTGGGGGTTGAATTCGCTCGCCGTTGCGATGCCCGGCGGCTTTTCGGCGGCGTCGAACCGTTCGGTCCTGACCCTGCCCGGCGGTAGGACATTGTATCCGCTGATCTGTTATGAAGCGATTTTCGCCGACGAGATCGACGGCAATGCGCCCGTGTCCGACGCGCTCCTGAACGTCACCAATGACGCCTGGTTCGGCGACACGCCCGGGCCGCGCCAGCATATTCATCAGGCGCGACTGCGCGCCGTCGAGACCGGCACGCCGATGATTCGCGCCGCCAACACCGGTATATCAGCAATTGTTGATGCACGTGGTGTTTTAGTGGTAGGATTGGGATACAATTACAAGGGAGTGACGGACGCAATTCTGCCGGGCAAGATGCCCACCCCGACCGACAGTATGACGCGTGGCAGGATCTTCTGGTTCACGGCAGCGTTTCTATTGTTGGTTGCGGCGATATCGCGTAGAAGTTTAAATTTTCGGACGAATTGA
- a CDS encoding helix-turn-helix domain-containing protein: MIENKKKPNPIDIHVGSRIRLRRTMLGMSQEKLGESLGITFQQIQKYEKGTNRVGASRLQNISSILNVPVSFFFEDAPGADGAGSGMAEPSSSNYVVDFLSSSEGLQLNRAFVKISDPKVRRKLVDLVKALAAEAESE, encoded by the coding sequence ATGATTGAAAACAAGAAGAAGCCGAACCCGATCGACATTCATGTCGGTAGCAGGATTCGCCTTCGCCGAACGATGCTTGGCATGAGCCAGGAGAAGCTCGGCGAGAGTCTGGGGATCACATTCCAGCAGATCCAGAAATACGAGAAGGGGACGAACCGGGTTGGGGCGAGCCGGTTGCAGAACATATCCTCCATCCTCAACGTCCCAGTCTCTTTCTTTTTCGAGGATGCTCCGGGCGCTGACGGCGCCGGGTCCGGAATGGCGGAACCATCAAGCTCGAATTATGTGGTGGACTTCCTGTCCTCTTCCGAAGGCCTGCAGCTCAACCGGGCATTCGTGAAGATTTCCGACCCGAAGGTCCGGCGCAAGCTGGTGGATCTTGTGAAGGCGCTGGCGGCGGAGGCCGAAAGCGAATAG
- the metK gene encoding methionine adenosyltransferase, with translation MRANYLFTSESVAEGHPDKVCDRISDEIVDLVYREAAKSGVDPWTVRIACETLATTNRVVIAGEVRLPPSLLKKDKNGNDVINPSKFKAAARKAIRDIGYEQDGFHWKTAKIDVLLHFQSAHIAQGVDNAADKQGEEGAGDQGIMFGYACRETAELMPAPLYYSHRILHLLAAARKKGEGDVARLGPDAKSQVTVRYVDGKPSEVVSLVLSTQHLDESWDSAKVRKVVEPYILEALGDLKIADDCTWYINPTGKFVIGGPDGDAGLTGRKIIVDTYGGAAPHGGGAFSGKDTTKVDRSAAYAARYLAKNVVAAGLAERCTIQLSYAIGVAQPLSIYVDLHGTGKVSEDQVEKAIRKTMDLSPTGIRRHLDLNKPIYAKTSAYGHFGRKAGRDGSFSWEKLDLVKPLKEAISLDSTAINSRAA, from the coding sequence ATGCGCGCAAATTACCTGTTCACAAGCGAATCCGTTGCCGAAGGTCATCCGGACAAAGTGTGTGACCGCATTTCCGATGAGATCGTCGATCTGGTCTACCGCGAAGCGGCCAAATCCGGCGTCGACCCATGGACCGTGCGCATTGCCTGTGAAACGCTGGCGACGACCAACCGCGTCGTCATCGCCGGTGAAGTCCGCCTGCCGCCGAGCCTTCTGAAGAAGGACAAGAACGGCAACGACGTCATCAATCCCTCGAAGTTCAAGGCCGCCGCCCGCAAGGCGATCCGCGACATCGGCTACGAACAGGACGGCTTCCACTGGAAGACGGCGAAGATCGACGTGCTCCTGCACTTCCAATCCGCGCATATTGCGCAGGGCGTGGACAACGCCGCTGACAAGCAGGGCGAGGAAGGGGCCGGCGACCAGGGCATCATGTTCGGCTATGCCTGCCGCGAGACCGCCGAGCTCATGCCGGCGCCGCTCTACTATTCGCATCGTATCCTGCATCTGCTCGCCGCGGCCCGCAAGAAGGGCGAGGGCGATGTCGCTAGGCTCGGCCCGGACGCCAAGAGCCAGGTGACGGTACGCTATGTCGACGGCAAGCCGAGCGAGGTCGTCTCCCTCGTCCTTTCGACCCAGCATCTCGACGAGAGCTGGGATTCCGCCAAGGTCCGCAAGGTCGTGGAGCCCTATATCCTGGAGGCCCTGGGCGACCTGAAGATCGCCGACGACTGCACCTGGTACATCAACCCGACCGGCAAGTTCGTCATCGGCGGACCGGACGGCGACGCGGGCCTGACCGGCCGCAAGATCATCGTCGACACCTATGGCGGCGCCGCACCGCACGGCGGCGGTGCCTTCTCCGGCAAGGACACCACCAAGGTCGACCGCTCGGCCGCCTATGCCGCCCGCTACCTGGCGAAGAACGTCGTTGCGGCCGGCCTTGCCGAACGCTGCACGATCCAGCTCTCCTATGCGATCGGCGTCGCCCAGCCGCTGTCGATCTATGTCGATCTGCACGGCACCGGCAAGGTCTCTGAGGACCAGGTCGAGAAGGCCATCCGCAAGACGATGGATCTCTCGCCGACCGGCATTCGCCGCCACCTCGACCTCAACAAGCCGATCTATGCCAAGACTTCCGCCTATGGTCATTTCGGCCGCAAGGCTGGCCGCGACGGTTCCTTCTCCTGGGAGAAGCTCGATCTCGTCAAGCCGCTGAAGGAGGCGATCTCGCTCGACTCGACGGCAATCAACAGCCGCGCCGCTTAA